From a single Paludibacter jiangxiensis genomic region:
- a CDS encoding co-chaperone GroES, with protein MTIKPLADRVLIQPAAAEEKTASGIIIPDSAKEKPLKGEVKAVGQGTKDEEMIVKVGDQVLYGKYAGTELELDGVKYLIMRQSDILAVI; from the coding sequence ATGACAATCAAACCATTAGCAGACAGAGTGCTGATTCAACCGGCTGCTGCCGAAGAAAAAACGGCAAGCGGTATTATTATTCCCGATTCTGCAAAAGAAAAACCTTTGAAAGGTGAAGTAAAAGCAGTAGGACAGGGTACAAAAGACGAAGAAATGATTGTAAAAGTAGGCGATCAGGTTCTTTATGGCAAATATGCAGGTACTGAACTGGAACTGGATGGAGTGAAATACCTCATCATGCGTCAGTCCGATATTTTGGCTGTTATCTAA
- a CDS encoding transglycosylase SLT domain-containing protein has translation MLHSKSTYRILFLFIAGLFCLSGCKTWKKPPPVKTLLDRVIERDTLNAVMLYGSTSYFIYKEQPMGYDYDLCSNLADSLGVNLHVIVAKNMHDAFRLLQSGKADLLASPVYKTPSTRKFLFTDVTEQSKQVLVQHNGDELINDVTELIGKEVYVKGDSRYSARLYNLNLELGGGIIIKEVGDSISMDQLIGMVADGKIRFTVASNTIAEMSKKNMSGIDIHVDVSFLQRASWITAPGDNSLFNKINQWYATAQDMNVVSAISDKYFFENKFFVANYVKIPKGAISPYDHLFKKFAKQVGWKWQMLAAQAYLESNFDPECVAWSGASGLMQLMPNTARHYGVDRTQIFDPAKNLEAAVQYIKMLNMMFHDIENKEERIKFILASYHSGPSHVLDAMALAKKYGKNNHSWQGNVEKFLKLKSQSQYYNDEVCQYGYFNASQTVRYVSDVMNRYEKYLKRR, from the coding sequence TTGTTACATTCAAAATCTACATATCGGATTTTATTCCTGTTTATTGCCGGACTGTTTTGTCTTTCCGGTTGTAAGACATGGAAAAAACCTCCTCCGGTTAAAACGCTTCTTGATCGTGTCATAGAGCGTGATACTCTTAATGCCGTAATGTTATACGGATCAACTTCCTATTTTATCTATAAAGAACAGCCGATGGGGTATGATTATGATCTTTGCTCCAACTTGGCAGATTCTTTGGGCGTTAACCTGCATGTTATTGTTGCGAAGAATATGCACGATGCCTTTCGGCTTTTGCAATCCGGTAAGGCTGATTTGTTGGCTTCTCCTGTTTATAAAACACCATCGACACGGAAGTTTTTATTTACAGATGTTACAGAACAGAGTAAGCAAGTATTGGTTCAGCATAACGGAGATGAGTTGATAAATGATGTTACCGAACTTATTGGAAAAGAGGTATATGTGAAGGGGGATTCTCGTTATTCTGCAAGATTGTATAATCTGAATCTTGAGCTAGGTGGTGGAATTATTATTAAAGAAGTAGGTGATTCCATCAGTATGGATCAGCTTATTGGGATGGTTGCCGATGGAAAGATCCGGTTTACCGTTGCATCCAATACCATTGCGGAAATGAGCAAGAAAAATATGTCGGGTATTGACATTCATGTTGACGTTAGCTTTTTGCAAAGAGCATCGTGGATTACAGCCCCCGGAGACAATTCTTTGTTCAATAAGATTAATCAATGGTACGCGACTGCTCAGGATATGAACGTTGTAAGTGCTATTTCGGATAAATATTTCTTTGAAAATAAATTTTTTGTAGCTAACTATGTGAAAATTCCCAAAGGGGCAATTTCGCCCTACGACCACCTATTTAAAAAGTTTGCGAAACAGGTGGGTTGGAAATGGCAGATGCTGGCCGCACAAGCGTATCTCGAGTCGAATTTCGATCCGGAATGTGTTGCCTGGTCCGGAGCATCAGGGTTGATGCAGCTAATGCCAAATACGGCACGACATTATGGGGTGGATCGCACTCAGATTTTTGATCCGGCAAAGAATCTGGAGGCAGCAGTGCAGTATATCAAGATGCTGAACATGATGTTCCACGATATTGAGAATAAGGAAGAACGGATTAAGTTTATTCTGGCCTCGTATCATTCCGGTCCCAGCCACGTGTTGGATGCAATGGCTTTGGCAAAGAAATATGGTAAGAATAACCATTCCTGGCAGGGTAATGTGGAGAAATTTCTGAAACTCAAATCTCAATCTCAGTATTATAACGACGAGGTGTGTCAATACGGCTATTTTAATGCGTCACAAACCGTGCGTTATGTCTCGGATGTGATGAATCGTTATGAAAAGTATCTCAAAAGGAGATAA
- a CDS encoding 3'-5' exonuclease, with translation MKNINKDRIVFLDIETVPQTVDYRQLPGRLPELWEEKAEVLKKRMPDRYPDDADAQYVFANGAGIFAEFGKIVCISAGFIYRKNGNDFFRVKSFSGDDEAKLLTEFCAMLELFGRPQEINLCGHNIKEFDVPYICRRLLVNGLPIPAVLDVASKKPWEVPFLDTLEMWKFGDYKNFTSLNLLTAIFNIPTPKDDINGSQVAQVYYEERDVERISVYCQKDVVATAQLWLRLNGFPLIDEDCIEHV, from the coding sequence ATGAAGAATATAAACAAAGACAGAATCGTTTTTCTTGATATTGAAACCGTTCCTCAAACGGTTGATTACAGGCAATTGCCCGGCAGGCTTCCCGAATTGTGGGAAGAAAAGGCCGAAGTCTTAAAAAAGAGAATGCCAGATCGTTATCCTGATGACGCAGATGCACAGTATGTGTTTGCCAATGGAGCCGGAATATTTGCTGAGTTTGGTAAAATTGTGTGCATTTCAGCTGGTTTTATTTATCGTAAAAACGGAAATGATTTTTTTAGGGTAAAATCGTTTTCTGGTGACGACGAAGCGAAACTACTCACTGAATTTTGTGCGATGCTCGAGCTTTTTGGACGTCCGCAGGAAATAAATTTATGCGGGCATAATATTAAAGAGTTTGACGTGCCTTATATTTGCCGTAGATTGTTGGTGAATGGTTTGCCAATTCCGGCTGTACTAGATGTGGCATCTAAAAAACCGTGGGAAGTTCCGTTTTTGGATACGCTGGAAATGTGGAAATTCGGAGATTATAAGAATTTCACTTCGTTGAACCTGCTAACGGCAATTTTTAATATTCCGACTCCGAAGGATGATATAAATGGTAGTCAGGTAGCTCAGGTTTATTATGAAGAAAGAGATGTGGAGCGGATATCTGTCTATTGTCAGAAAGATGTTGTGGCGACAGCTCAGTTATGGTTGCGCCTGAATGGTTTTCCCCTCATTGATGAAGATTGTATAGAGCATGTGTGA
- a CDS encoding DMT family transporter, whose product MQTGEISAIGVAVCWTFSALFFEKAGNRIGSLAVNIIRLAMAIVLLGFGTLITRGMFLPLDATPEQWFWLSLSGFIGFFLGDLCLFYSYTQIGSRMAQLVMTLAPPITALIGFVLLGEHLHLLQVTGISVTVLGIVIAMLGKEKGEKLNFKVPFKGFLFALGGAVGQAVGLIASKKGIGNYDAMAATQIRAFTGGLCFFLLVTFLKRWNTIRSASKDSSGIRSVLIGSFFGPVVGVALSLFAIQHTEAGVAATLMGLVPIFIIIPSAIMFKERISIYQIIGAFVSVGGCVLLFMKPL is encoded by the coding sequence GTGCAAACAGGAGAAATTTCCGCTATTGGAGTTGCTGTATGCTGGACATTCAGCGCTTTGTTTTTTGAAAAAGCAGGCAACCGTATCGGTTCGCTCGCCGTCAACATCATTCGTCTGGCAATGGCCATCGTGCTACTGGGGTTTGGAACCCTGATCACCAGAGGCATGTTCCTGCCTCTCGACGCCACTCCCGAACAATGGTTCTGGCTATCGCTATCCGGATTCATCGGCTTCTTTTTGGGAGACCTTTGTCTCTTTTACTCCTATACACAAATCGGATCCCGGATGGCACAGTTAGTCATGACGCTGGCTCCACCCATTACGGCACTAATCGGATTCGTTTTATTGGGAGAACACCTGCACTTGCTTCAGGTTACTGGCATCAGCGTCACTGTACTGGGAATCGTCATTGCCATGTTGGGAAAAGAAAAAGGCGAAAAACTGAATTTCAAAGTTCCATTCAAAGGCTTCTTATTCGCACTAGGCGGAGCAGTCGGACAGGCAGTCGGGCTTATTGCAAGCAAAAAAGGCATTGGCAATTACGACGCCATGGCAGCAACTCAAATCCGTGCATTCACAGGTGGCTTATGTTTTTTTCTCCTGGTTACTTTTCTAAAAAGATGGAATACCATACGCAGTGCATCCAAAGATAGTTCCGGAATACGTTCAGTGCTTATCGGGTCGTTTTTCGGACCGGTTGTGGGAGTGGCTCTGTCCTTATTCGCTATTCAGCACACCGAGGCGGGAGTGGCTGCGACTCTCATGGGTTTGGTGCCCATCTTCATTATCATTCCTTCGGCCATCATGTTCAAGGAAAGAATATCCATTTATCAGATTATCGGGGCTTTCGTAAGTGTGGGCGGTTGCGTTCTGCTCTTTATGAAACCTTTATAA
- a CDS encoding universal stress protein, whose translation MRDYIAIYSDSTHLPQKAIQLAKILSEGFQKEICFLSYAANTTEELQFRERHQLWMQEGGFTAQSFIRTAGVSTLHESLTEIEAAFFIIELSSRNSSKEIQYHLNNCKQLRIPYFFVKPEITSVQFNKVLVPVGFLTEEKEKGIFASKLARFCNSSITLLKAKDYGSKAERSVNQIQSLFEQLDVQCEIKQAHKDSFKVQLEASLRASNGDADLIIITSSREYGLDDIFFGPPERKIIKTSGVPVMVLNPRPDLYVLCD comes from the coding sequence ATGCGCGACTATATTGCCATATATTCAGACAGCACTCATCTGCCTCAAAAAGCCATACAACTTGCAAAAATACTTTCCGAAGGATTTCAGAAAGAAATTTGCTTCTTAAGCTATGCCGCAAACACAACCGAAGAACTACAATTCAGGGAACGGCACCAATTATGGATGCAAGAAGGTGGTTTTACCGCGCAAAGCTTTATCCGCACTGCCGGAGTCTCAACTTTGCACGAATCCCTGACGGAAATCGAAGCTGCTTTTTTTATTATCGAACTTTCCTCAAGAAACTCTTCAAAAGAGATCCAGTATCACCTGAACAATTGCAAACAATTACGAATTCCATATTTCTTTGTCAAGCCTGAAATCACATCTGTTCAATTCAACAAGGTACTGGTTCCGGTTGGTTTTTTGACCGAAGAAAAAGAAAAAGGAATTTTTGCATCCAAGCTAGCCCGCTTCTGCAACAGTTCTATAACATTATTAAAAGCAAAAGATTACGGGTCGAAAGCAGAAAGAAGTGTCAATCAGATTCAAAGTCTCTTTGAGCAACTTGACGTCCAATGCGAAATAAAGCAGGCTCATAAAGACAGCTTCAAAGTACAACTTGAAGCATCTTTACGAGCCAGCAATGGGGATGCAGACCTGATTATCATCACATCATCAAGAGAATACGGACTGGACGACATTTTTTTCGGTCCGCCCGAACGAAAAATCATTAAAACCTCCGGGGTTCCGGTAATGGTTCTCAATCCACGCCCGGATCTCTATGTTCTGTGTGATTAA
- a CDS encoding S1/P1 nuclease encodes MKKNITICFLVGLLFVPQAVWGWGLIGHRVIGELAQKKMSPAAKKNVDAVLKHASVAMVANWGDFVRSDDKYKGQEVWHYKDIAANMSREDFNKEAVTENNGELIFRVQELIAKLKKDPNNEENLKMLIHLIGDMHMPLHMGRPDDKGGNSVRLTWQGRNISIHALWDEALIEFQKLSYTEYADHLFRTRVVKVNPFQPDSVLNWAWGTYQTAQKVYDSAPEAENQYKYNYKYIGLVEDRLAQAGAHLASVLNYIYGNK; translated from the coding sequence ATGAAAAAAAATATAACTATTTGTTTTTTAGTGGGGTTGCTTTTTGTGCCTCAGGCAGTGTGGGGATGGGGATTGATTGGCCATCGTGTTATAGGTGAATTAGCCCAGAAAAAAATGAGTCCGGCAGCAAAAAAGAATGTCGACGCAGTACTGAAACATGCAAGTGTGGCTATGGTTGCCAATTGGGGCGATTTTGTCAGAAGTGATGACAAATACAAAGGTCAGGAAGTATGGCATTATAAGGATATTGCGGCAAATATGAGCCGTGAGGATTTTAATAAAGAAGCTGTAACCGAAAATAATGGAGAGCTAATCTTCCGGGTTCAGGAGCTGATTGCAAAACTGAAAAAAGATCCGAATAATGAAGAAAACCTGAAAATGTTGATTCATTTGATCGGTGACATGCATATGCCTTTACATATGGGACGTCCGGATGATAAAGGGGGAAACTCTGTTCGTTTGACATGGCAGGGACGAAACATATCCATTCATGCTTTGTGGGATGAAGCTTTAATTGAGTTTCAAAAATTGAGCTACACAGAATATGCAGATCATCTGTTCAGAACGCGTGTAGTGAAGGTTAACCCGTTTCAACCTGATTCAGTTCTGAATTGGGCGTGGGGGACTTACCAGACCGCTCAAAAAGTTTACGATTCTGCTCCCGAAGCAGAAAATCAGTATAAGTATAATTACAAATACATTGGGCTTGTGGAGGATCGTCTTGCGCAGGCTGGTGCTCACCTGGCGAGTGTGTTGAATTATATTTACGGAAATAAATAA
- a CDS encoding RNA polymerase sigma factor — protein MDLQQFEIKILPLKNKIYRLAKALLNNTNEAEDAVQDIYLKLWSSRKELEKAENLTALTLQIARNHCIDRIRSRNRVQFSDLIDNDESFSSEPSPYEQTEQKDLVKNVKQLISELPEQQRIVIHLRDVEGLEMDEIAAITGMTENAIKVYLSRARQSIRKSFLGK, from the coding sequence ATGGATTTACAGCAATTCGAAATAAAAATCCTGCCGCTAAAGAACAAAATCTACCGATTAGCAAAAGCACTGCTCAACAATACAAACGAAGCAGAAGATGCGGTGCAGGATATTTATTTAAAACTGTGGTCGTCGCGAAAAGAACTGGAAAAAGCAGAAAACCTCACGGCGCTCACATTACAAATTGCAAGAAATCATTGTATTGACAGAATAAGATCCCGCAACAGGGTACAGTTCAGTGATCTGATAGATAACGATGAAAGCTTCTCTTCAGAACCTTCTCCTTACGAACAGACCGAACAAAAAGATCTTGTAAAGAATGTAAAACAACTTATCAGCGAACTGCCCGAACAACAGCGAATTGTGATTCACCTTCGTGATGTGGAAGGGCTGGAAATGGATGAAATAGCAGCAATTACAGGAATGACTGAAAACGCCATAAAAGTTTACCTGTCAAGAGCTCGCCAAAGCATTCGAAAGTCATTTTTAGGAAAGTAA
- a CDS encoding DUF4252 domain-containing protein: MKTKLILLMIVLSVAGLKAQTVDKLIEKYSTNKSFEYVSISKGLFNLTQWLGGSNIDKDTKEVLGRIKSMKILTLNTTNNSQAKASFQKDLNSLIKRGSYEQMMETRNKSDQSTVYGFTDSKGVSHLLIIVKNDSEMSLIVMKGNLTHEDLEKIAK, translated from the coding sequence ATGAAAACTAAACTGATTCTCTTGATGATTGTTCTTTCTGTTGCAGGACTGAAAGCACAAACCGTCGACAAACTAATTGAAAAATATTCAACAAACAAAAGTTTTGAGTACGTATCTATCAGCAAAGGACTTTTCAACCTTACTCAATGGTTAGGTGGCAGCAACATCGACAAAGACACTAAAGAGGTTTTGGGTAGAATAAAGAGCATGAAGATATTAACTCTCAATACAACAAATAACAGTCAGGCAAAAGCAAGTTTCCAGAAAGATCTAAACAGCCTTATCAAAAGAGGCAGTTACGAGCAAATGATGGAGACAAGAAACAAATCAGATCAATCGACCGTATATGGTTTCACTGACAGTAAAGGTGTTTCCCACCTGTTGATAATAGTTAAAAACGATTCCGAAATGAGTTTGATTGTTATGAAAGGAAACCTGACTCACGAAGATTTAGAAAAAATAGCAAAATAA
- the hisH gene encoding imidazole glycerol phosphate synthase subunit HisH, with protein sequence MNVVIIKYNAGNIRSVIFALERIGIKATVSDDPQVIKAADKVIFPGVGEASSAMLYLKEKGLDKVICSLQQPTLGICLGMQLLCSHSEENDVDCLGLIPQKVKKFPASAGKVPQIGWNDISGLKSPIFANIPEHSYVYFVHGYYAAYGANTIATTTYGLEYSAALQKDNFFAVQFHPEKSGDVGQKILENFLSL encoded by the coding sequence ATGAACGTAGTCATTATCAAATACAATGCCGGAAATATCCGTTCTGTAATATTTGCACTGGAGCGTATCGGAATCAAAGCAACCGTCAGTGACGATCCACAAGTAATAAAAGCAGCCGACAAAGTGATTTTCCCCGGCGTGGGAGAAGCATCTTCTGCCATGCTATATCTTAAAGAAAAAGGACTTGACAAGGTCATCTGCTCCCTGCAACAGCCAACACTGGGAATATGCCTTGGAATGCAACTTCTATGCTCTCATTCTGAAGAAAATGATGTTGATTGCTTAGGATTAATACCTCAAAAGGTAAAAAAATTCCCCGCAAGCGCAGGAAAAGTACCTCAAATCGGGTGGAACGACATATCAGGGCTGAAATCTCCGATTTTTGCTAACATTCCGGAACACAGCTACGTCTACTTTGTTCACGGATATTATGCCGCTTATGGAGCGAACACCATTGCTACAACAACATATGGGCTCGAATATAGTGCCGCTCTACAGAAAGATAATTTTTTTGCGGTTCAATTTCACCCCGAAAAATCAGGTGATGTAGGCCAAAAAATTTTGGAAAACTTTTTAAGTCTGTAG
- a CDS encoding START-like domain-containing protein, with protein sequence MTKEKFQIEYVFQNISFNVLWNSISTPMGLADWFADKVDVDGRLYTFAWGDHGQQAELVLLHGGSFIRFHWIDDENEKTYFELKVSVDELTSAVALVITDFAEPDEKHDAILLWNKQIEDLKRSAGI encoded by the coding sequence ATGACCAAAGAAAAATTTCAAATTGAATATGTTTTTCAAAATATCTCCTTCAATGTGCTGTGGAATAGTATCAGTACACCGATGGGGCTTGCTGACTGGTTTGCTGATAAAGTAGACGTTGATGGCCGGCTCTATACCTTTGCATGGGGAGATCATGGTCAACAGGCAGAACTTGTGCTACTGCACGGTGGTTCGTTTATTCGATTTCACTGGATCGATGATGAGAACGAAAAGACCTATTTCGAGTTGAAGGTGAGTGTGGACGAATTGACTTCTGCCGTGGCGCTTGTGATTACGGATTTTGCCGAACCGGATGAAAAGCATGATGCCATCCTGTTGTGGAATAAACAAATAGAAGATCTTAAACGGAGCGCCGGAATTTGA
- a CDS encoding NADH-quinone oxidoreductase subunit A, which translates to MGSASLIALLIIAIAMAVIMIYIGKIFGISSTNPQKGEPYECGIETKGLTWVQFNIGYYLFALLFLVFDVEIVFLFPWATVVRELGMVAFIEILLFTGFLFIGLLYAYKKKALSWM; encoded by the coding sequence ATGGGAAGCGCATCACTTATCGCTCTGCTAATCATTGCAATAGCCATGGCTGTTATAATGATTTATATCGGAAAAATATTCGGTATTTCTTCCACCAACCCTCAAAAGGGCGAACCTTATGAGTGTGGAATTGAAACCAAAGGCTTGACATGGGTTCAATTTAATATTGGCTATTATCTCTTTGCATTGTTATTTTTAGTGTTCGACGTGGAAATTGTGTTTTTATTCCCCTGGGCAACAGTTGTCAGGGAATTAGGCATGGTTGCCTTCATCGAAATTCTCCTTTTCACGGGTTTCCTTTTCATTGGACTTTTGTACGCATATAAAAAGAAAGCACTCTCATGGATGTAA
- a CDS encoding NADH-quinone oxidoreductase subunit B — protein sequence MDVKKEYIPEFDGDLYKDEFGRTNFIVTTIDKIANWGRSNSPWPLSFGTSCCAIELMSTVSAKYDWSRFGFEVMRASPRQCDVIVVAGTITYKMAPVLKRLYDQMPDPKYVIAMGACAVSGGPFYYNSYAVLRGVDQIVPVDVYIPGCPPRPESLIHGMMTLQEKIRKSKAYVIQKPKKKKEEDK from the coding sequence ATGGATGTAAAAAAAGAATATATCCCTGAATTTGACGGGGACTTATACAAAGATGAATTTGGAAGAACAAATTTCATCGTTACTACCATCGATAAAATTGCCAACTGGGGTCGTAGCAACTCACCCTGGCCTTTATCGTTCGGTACAAGTTGTTGTGCTATTGAACTGATGAGCACCGTATCTGCTAAATACGACTGGTCTCGATTCGGTTTTGAAGTAATGCGTGCCAGCCCGCGTCAGTGTGATGTGATTGTGGTTGCAGGTACTATTACCTACAAAATGGCTCCTGTACTCAAGCGGCTGTACGACCAGATGCCCGATCCGAAATATGTGATTGCAATGGGCGCATGCGCTGTTTCTGGCGGTCCGTTCTATTACAACTCGTATGCTGTTTTGAGAGGTGTGGATCAAATCGTTCCTGTTGACGTATATATCCCAGGCTGTCCTCCCCGTCCCGAATCGTTGATTCACGGCATGATGACCCTGCAGGAAAAGATCCGTAAATCAAAAGCTTACGTTATTCAAAAACCCAAAAAGAAAAAGGAAGAAGACAAATGA
- a CDS encoding NADH-quinone oxidoreductase subunit C: MIKEELKHYLEQTFPNSKVDETFDFPVLFITKEELIPVMKQLRDAPETKFNFLFCETAVDRNPEFEMVYHLSSTYYHHDMMVKVVLEDRENPVIESVYSLWEAADLYEDEIYDLFGIRFANHPNLRRIFLTEEWVGYPLRKDYQDDRIISL, translated from the coding sequence ATGATAAAAGAGGAACTGAAACATTATCTCGAACAAACTTTCCCGAATTCGAAAGTTGATGAGACATTTGATTTTCCGGTATTGTTCATTACAAAAGAGGAATTGATCCCTGTAATGAAACAATTACGTGATGCTCCCGAAACAAAGTTTAACTTCCTGTTTTGCGAGACAGCAGTAGACCGCAATCCTGAATTTGAGATGGTATACCATCTCTCTTCAACCTACTATCACCATGATATGATGGTAAAAGTGGTACTGGAAGATCGTGAAAACCCTGTGATTGAATCGGTTTATTCCCTTTGGGAAGCTGCCGACCTGTATGAAGACGAGATTTATGACTTGTTTGGCATCCGTTTCGCCAATCACCCGAACCTTCGCCGTATCTTTTTGACTGAAGAATGGGTAGGTTATCCTCTCCGTAAAGATTATCAAGACGATAGAATCATTTCTTTGTAA
- a CDS encoding NADH-quinone oxidoreductase subunit D, whose amino-acid sequence MENPIVTPSELKTEEFVVNIGPQHPATHGVLRVEATLDGEIIKDVLPHLGYIHRGIEKMTESLGYKQSIFLTSRMDYLSAHINNHVCALAIEKAAQIEVPARAKAIRIIMDELQRLTSHELWWGSCAMDIGAVTPFFLAFRDRERILELFEQNTGNRLTMSYIIPGGVMNDVRPDFVPKLKALIKSIKDYRKEYDQLITGNFIFQHRTQGIGILSKEQAISLGCTGPTARASGLSCDIRKLYPYDGYEKLDFKEVIDYGCDNWARYVVRMEEMNQSIHIIEQLLDNLPTGDYRTKLKGVLKLPAGEYYQRVESARGELGVYIVSDGGAKPYRMKFRTPCYSNLGAVKPISVGMKIADLMANMATIDLVIPDMDR is encoded by the coding sequence ATGGAAAATCCAATAGTAACCCCATCAGAGCTGAAAACTGAAGAATTTGTGGTCAACATTGGCCCCCAGCACCCTGCCACCCACGGTGTATTGCGTGTTGAAGCTACTTTAGACGGCGAAATCATCAAAGACGTTCTTCCCCACCTCGGATATATCCACAGAGGCATCGAAAAAATGACAGAATCGCTTGGATACAAGCAATCCATTTTTTTGACAAGCCGTATGGATTACCTTTCGGCTCACATCAATAACCATGTTTGTGCTTTGGCTATTGAAAAAGCGGCTCAAATAGAAGTTCCTGCCCGTGCAAAAGCCATCCGTATAATAATGGATGAGCTACAGCGCCTTACCTCTCACGAATTATGGTGGGGTTCCTGCGCAATGGACATCGGTGCGGTAACCCCATTCTTTTTAGCATTCCGTGACCGGGAACGTATCCTCGAATTATTCGAACAAAATACAGGCAACCGACTTACGATGAGCTATATCATCCCCGGAGGTGTAATGAACGATGTCCGTCCTGACTTTGTTCCTAAACTCAAGGCATTGATCAAAAGCATCAAAGATTACCGTAAAGAATACGACCAGCTGATTACCGGCAACTTTATTTTCCAACACCGTACGCAGGGCATTGGCATCCTGTCAAAAGAACAAGCCATTTCTCTTGGGTGTACAGGGCCAACAGCACGTGCTTCGGGTCTTAGCTGCGATATCCGCAAACTCTATCCTTACGACGGATACGAAAAGCTTGATTTCAAAGAAGTAATCGATTACGGCTGCGACAACTGGGCTCGTTACGTTGTTCGTATGGAAGAGATGAATCAATCTATTCACATTATCGAACAGTTGCTTGACAACCTACCTACCGGTGATTATCGCACAAAACTAAAAGGTGTACTGAAATTACCGGCTGGCGAATACTATCAACGTGTTGAATCCGCCCGTGGTGAATTAGGAGTTTACATCGTAAGCGATGGAGGAGCGAAACCTTACCGCATGAAATTCCGTACCCCGTGTTATTCAAACCTCGGAGCTGTAAAACCGATTTCTGTAGGTATGAAGATTGCCGACCTTATGGCAAACATGGCAACAATAGATTTGGTAATCCCTGACATGGACAGATAA
- the nuoH gene encoding NADH-quinone oxidoreductase subunit NuoH has product MIQFSDVLAWIHQLLSSCMAPWLVFLIELVVASVAAVVALLVCVIIMVYMERKVAGHMQLRHGPNRVGWHGVCQLFADIIKLLLKECFTPTRADKLLFVVAPVLSLCVSLLALAPISWGPGLVLWNTNIGVLFVTAISSMGVIGILMAGWSSNNKYALMGAMRSGAQIVSYELSAGLSIVAIVALAGTLNTGGIIESQANGWWILKGHLPAFFAFIIYIIASTAECNRAPFDLAEAESELTAGYHTEYSGMQFGIFYLNEYINMGVVSMVASTLFLGGWQPFYLPFDFGWAHAFNDIMALKFMETWPAWISWVSLAWPLVWFFGKLFLIIFFMMWFRWTFPRLRIDQLLKLEWKYLLPLSIVNLVIIALIVVLGLHF; this is encoded by the coding sequence ATGATACAATTTTCGGATGTTTTGGCCTGGATTCACCAGTTACTCTCGAGTTGCATGGCACCCTGGCTGGTATTTCTCATCGAGTTGGTAGTCGCCTCAGTTGCTGCCGTAGTTGCACTGTTAGTCTGCGTTATCATCATGGTGTACATGGAACGTAAAGTTGCAGGACACATGCAGTTACGCCACGGACCAAACCGTGTAGGTTGGCATGGTGTTTGCCAGTTATTTGCCGACATCATCAAACTTCTTCTGAAAGAATGTTTTACTCCAACCAGAGCTGACAAATTATTATTTGTAGTTGCTCCTGTTCTTTCTCTGTGTGTTTCATTGTTAGCTCTGGCTCCAATTTCATGGGGTCCCGGGTTAGTTTTATGGAATACCAATATCGGAGTTCTTTTTGTTACTGCTATTTCATCGATGGGGGTAATTGGTATATTAATGGCCGGATGGTCAAGTAATAATAAATATGCCCTGATGGGTGCAATGCGTAGTGGTGCTCAGATCGTAAGTTACGAGCTGTCTGCCGGTTTATCTATTGTAGCAATCGTTGCTTTGGCAGGCACACTGAATACCGGAGGCATCATCGAATCTCAGGCAAACGGCTGGTGGATTCTGAAAGGACACCTTCCTGCTTTCTTTGCATTCATCATTTACATCATTGCAAGTACAGCTGAATGTAACCGTGCTCCGTTCGACTTAGCCGAAGCTGAATCTGAGTTGACAGCAGGTTATCATACTGAATATTCCGGTATGCAGTTTGGTATTTTCTACCTGAACGAATATATCAACATGGGCGTGGTATCAATGGTAGCATCTACCCTCTTCCTTGGAGGATGGCAGCCGTTCTACCTTCCGTTCGATTTCGGATGGGCACATGCCTTTAATGATATTATGGCACTGAAATTTATGGAAACATGGCCTGCATGGATTTCATGGGTTTCTCTGGCTTGGCCTTTGGTTTGGTTCTTCGGTAAATTGTTCCTGATCATCTTCTTTATGATGTGGTTCCGCTGGACATTCCCCCGTTTGAGAATTGACCAGTTATTGAAACTGGAATGGAAATACCTCTTACCGTTGAGTATTGTGAATCTGGTAATCATTGCACTAATCGTTGTGCTGGGATTACATTTTTAA